The segment GGCGGCAGCTCCGCCTGCCGTCCGGCGCGAAACGCGAGGCAGTGGGTGGCCACCGGGCAGCCGAGGCATGCAGGCGCACCGGGCCCGCAGCGGGTGGCGCCCAGCTCCATCATCGCCTGGTTCCAATCGCCCGCCGCCCCGGGCGGCAGGAGGAGCGAGGCCACCTCGCGGAAGAAGGCCAGCGCCTTCGCCTCGCGGGGATCGCCCTCGCGGCAGAGCCAGCGGGTGAGCACCCGGGCCACGTTGCCGTCCACCGCGGCCTCGTCGAGGCCGAGGCCGATCGATCCCACCGCCGCCACCGTATAGGGGCCGAAGCCCGGCAGCGCCGCCAGCGCCGCAGCGTCGGCAGGGAGCGCGCCGCCGTGGCGCTCGACGATCACCCGCGCCGCCTCGTGGAGCTTGCGGCCGCGGGCGTAGTAGCCGAGGCCGCTCCAATGGGCGAGCACGTCGTCGAGTGGCGCCTCCGCCAGCGCCAGCACCGTGGGAAAACGCGCGAGGAAGCGCGCCCAATAGGGCTTCACCGTCTCCACGCGGGTCTGCTGCAGCATCACCTCGCTGATCCAGATCGCGTAGGGATCGGTGGTGCGCCGCCAGGGCAGATCGCGCTTCTCGGCGCGGTACCATGCGAGCAGGCGCTCCTGCAGATCGGCGACGGCTGCCGGCGCGAAGGGCAGCGCCACCTTCTCCTTCAGCCGCCGCATGCCTGCCGGATCTCCTCCACCGTCTTCGGCGTGCCGGCGCTCAGGATCTCGTGCCCCGCCTCGGTGACGAGCACGTCGTCCTCGATCCGGATGCCGATGCCGCGCAGCCGCTCCGGCGCCGCCTCGTCGTCCGCCTGCACGTAGAGCCCCGGCTCCACGGTGAGCACCATCCCCGGCTCGAGGGGCCGCGGCGTTCCGCCCACGTGGTAGAGGCCGACGTCGTGCACGTCCATCCCGAGCCAATGCGAGGTGCGGTGCATGTAGAAGCGCTTGTAGGCGCCGCTCTCGATCAGCGCGTCGACGTCGCCGTCGAGCAGGCCCAGCCGCACCATGCCCTCGGTGAGCACCCGCACCGCGGCGTCGTGCACCGCCTCGATCGTGCTGCCCGGGCGCACGGCGGCGATCGCCGCCTCCTGCGAGGCGAGCACCAACTCGTAGCATTCCTGCTGCACCGCGGAGAAGCGGCCGCCCACCGGGAAGGTGCGGGTGACGTCGGCGGCATAGCTCCGGTACTCGGCGCCTGCGTCGATGAGGCAGAGCGCGCCTTCGCGCAGCACCTCGTCGCCCGCGCGGTAGTGGAGGATGGTGCCGTTCTCGCCTGCGGCGACGATGGTCTGGTAGGCGGGACCGCTGCCGCCCCGCCCCCGGAAGATCCCCTCGATCGTCGCCTGCAGCTCGTATTCGCGGGTACCGTCGCGGGCCTCTCGCATCGCCGCGGCGTGGGCCTCGCCGGTGATCCGCGCCGCGGTGCGCATCGCCTCGATCTCCGCTGGGTCCTTGCGCAGGCGGAGGTCGTGGAGGAGCGGCCGGGGATCGACCACCGCCAGCGGCGGCGTCACCCCGAGGCGCGCCCGCTGCCAGAGCTTGCCGAGCCAGCCGATCACCCGGCGATCCCAGGCCTCGTCGGCGCCGAGGCGGAAGACGATCGAGGTGGCGCTCTCGAGGAGCTTCGGCGCCACCTCGTCCAGCTCGTCGATCACGTGGGCCGCGTCCATGCCGAAGTCGCGCACCGCGCCCTCGACCCCTGCCCGCCTGCCGTCCCAGATCTCCCGGGCGGGATCGCGCCGGCGCACGAAGAGCACCGACTCGTGCCCCTCCTTCGTCGCCTTGATCAGGAGCAGGCTCTGCGGCTCGTCGAAGCCGGTGAGCCAGTGGAAGTCCGAGTCCTGCCGGTAGGCGTGGTGGGCGTCGTTGTTGCGCAGCCGCTCCGGTGCGGCGGGAAAGATCGCCACCGCCCCCGCTTCCATCCGTGCCGCCAGCGCATTCCGCCTTGCCCGATGATCCATCGCTCGCTCCTTCCGGGATGCGGGCCCTTCTACCATGTGTCCGCCGCCGGACCAGCGTGCCCGAGCAGGCGGCGCAGGTGGCGCGACCGCTCCCCCGCGGCTATCGTCCCCGCTTCGCGCTGCAGCGACGAGGAGAGGAAAGATGCTCGCACCGGGAACGCTCCAGGGACGCACCGCCGTGGTCACCGGCGGTGGCACGGGAATGGGCCTCGCCATCGCCGCGGAGTTCGCGCGGCTCGGCGCCAACGTGGTGATCGCCTCCCGCAAGCCCGAGGTCCTCGAGCAGGCCTGCGCCACCATCCGCGAGCAGGCTGCGAAGGGCGCCGAGGTGACCCACTTCGTCCTCGACGTGCGGCAGCCGGAGGCGGTGGAGGAGGTGGCGGCGAAGGTCGCCGAGCGCTTCGGCCCAGCGACCATCCTCGTCAACAACGCCGCCGGCAACTTCGTCGTCCCCGCGGCGCAGCTCTCGCCCAACGGCTGGCGCACGGTGATCGACATCGTGCTCAACGGCACCTTCTACTGCACCAAGGCCTTCGGGCAGCGGATGATGGACGCCGACAGGAAGGGCTCGATCATCAACATGATCGCCACCTACGCCTGGACCGGCGGCCCCGGCACCGTCCACTCCGCGGCGGCGAAGGCGGGCGTCCTCGCCATGACCCAGACGCTGGCAGTCGAGTGGGCTGCGGCGGGGATCCGCTGCAACGCCATCGCCCCCGGACCGATCGAGCGGACCGGCGGCGCCGACAGGCTCTTCGGCGTCCCCGAGATCGCCGAGGCGGTGCGCAGGGACGTTCCGCTGCAGCGGCTGGGAACGCCGGAGGAGATCGCGTGGGCGGCGGCCTACCTCGCCTCCGACTACGCCGCCTACGTCAACGGCGCCTGCCTCACCGTCGACGGCGGCGCCTGGCTCAACAAGGGCTTCGTCAAATACCTGGAGTGACCGGCGGCTCCTGCTCCTCGCTGCGGGTGGCGTCGAGGAGGTCCTGGATCAGCCGTGTCATCCGGTCGGTGGAACGCTCCATCGCCTCGAGCCGCTTCTGCACGCGCTCCGCCGTCGGGCCGAGATCGCGCCGCAGCGCAGCGAGCACCATCAGGATCACGTTCAGGGGGCTGCGCAGGTCGTGGGTGACCATGCCGATCACCTCGTCCCTGCGCCGGGCCGCTGCCTGCGCCTGCTGGTAGAGCAGCGCGTTGTCCACCGCGAGGGCGGCGCGGCCCGCGAGCTCCTCCGCCAGCGCGCGGTCCTCGCCCGCTTCCAGCCGGGGCGTCGGCGAGCGGTCGGCGAAGATCATCACCCCCAGGGTCCGGTCCCGCGCGACCAGCGGCACGCTGAGCATCGACCGGCCGCCCAGCTCCTCCATCACGGCCCGGTGCTCGTCCGACTGCGCGTAGCTCGCCCGCCCCCCCTCGTCGAGCAGGGCGAAGACGGGCTTGCCCGACTCGAGCGCGACGATCGAGGGGTTGGTGCGCCTGCTGCGGAGCACCGGGTAACGCCGGGCCCGTTCCGCAGCGGCCCACCGGCCCGGGTCCACGTCGGCTGCGGCCACGCGCCGGAGCTCCTCGCCTTCGAGCAGATCGACGAAGCAATAATTGCCCACCGCCTGCACCGCGAGCTCGGCGACGGTGCGCAGGGTGGTCTCGTAGCAGAGCGAGGAGGAGAGGACGCGGCTCGCCTCGGCGAGGAAGCGCCACCTGCGGGCGGAGCTCTCCGCCTCCACGGGATCGTCCTCCACGTGCCGGATCTGCGTCGGTCGCTCCGCCATCCCTTCCTCCCTGCGTGCGGCGCGAGAGCCTCTGCCTCTTCCCCCGTTTGGGGAAGGAGACATTTGCCGTGCCTGTCGGGCCGGCAACAGTCGACCCTGTGCTACGGTGGCCGGCGGAGGTGGTCGATGGCCTTTGGGCGACAGCCGCTGCGCAACGAGTTCTCCTGGTCGAAGAGCCGCCACGAGAAGCTGGCGGAGTGCGCGCGGCAGTATTTCTTCCACTACTACGCGAGCTGGGGCGGGTGGGAGCGCGGCGCCGCTCCCGAGGTGAAGGAGCTCTACACCCTCAAGAAGCTCACCGCCCGGGCACCCTGGGCGGGCTCCACCGTCCACGACACGATCAAGCGGGCGCTCACCCTCGTCCGCGACGGGCAGCCCGCCGATCCCCGGGAGCTCGTCGACCGGACCCGGGCGCGGATGCGCGCCGAGTTCCGCGAGTCGCGGGAGAAGGCCTACCGGCAGCGCAAGGCCTTCGGCCTCGTGGAGCACGAATACGACGAGCCCCTGCCCGACGAGGTGTGGCGCGACAACTGGGCGCTGGTGGAGCGCTGCATCGAGGCCTTCTTCGCCTCGCGGTGGCTCTCGATCGCCTCCGACCTGCAGCCGGAGCGCTGGCTCCCCATCGACGAGCTCGGTTCCTTCTCCTTCGAGGGGACGAAGATCTTCGCCGCTCCCGACTTCGCCTTCCGCACCGCCGACGGCGGCGTGGTGGTGGTCGACTGGAAGACCGGCCAGAAGCGCGAGAGCGACAGGGAGCAGCTTCGCGGCTACGCCATCTACGCCCGTGAGACCTGGGGCGTGCCCCTCGATCGGATCGAGTGCCGCGTGGTCTATCTCCCCTCGCTGGAGGAGGTGGAGGTCCGGGTCGACGAGTCGGAGGTCGCCGCCTTCTCCGAGCGGATGAAGGCCTCGATCGAGAACATGCTCTCGCTGCTGGTCGACCGCGACGCGAACGTCGCCACCGCCGAGAACTTCCCGCCGACGGACGACGAGAAGGCCTGTGCCCGCTGCGTCTTCCGGCGGCCGTGCAAGGGTTGAGGTCGAGCGTGTGAAGAAATCGGTCCGGCAAGCGCCGGCCCGCTTTCTTCGCTCGCGCTTCGCGCGAGAAGCGCTCCTTCTTGCGATCGCTCCGCCTTCGGCTTCGCTGGAGAGTTTGTTCTACAAACTCTCACGGCGCGCAGTGGACCCACTGCGTGCAGTCGGCGCCGAGGATGCAGGTTGCCTGGCGGTTGGAAAGCCCCGCGGGACAGAGCGTCCTGCAGGAGGCCTCGTCGACCAGGATGCCGTCCATCTCCAGGGCCCCGTTGGCGCAGGTCTCGTAGACCTTCGTGCAGACCGCGTCGCAGGTCGACGCGGGGACGGGCTGGAGGCAGCCCGGGACCTCGGCGCAGTTGGCGCCGGCGACGCAGGCCGCCTGCGCCTGCGAGGGGCTGCCGTCCTCGCAGCCGGCGCGGCATTGCTCGTAGGAGAGGGCCCCGCCGTTCTCGTCGGTGAGGAGGCCGCCGCAGGTGAAGTAGATCTGGTCGCACATCGGCGTGCACCAGTCGGAATCACTCGCTCCGCCGCCACCGCCGGCACCTGCCATACCACCACCGCTGCCGCCCGCCCCGCCGGTGCCGCCGGTGCCACCCGTGCCGACGCCGTCGCCGACGCCGTCGCCGACGCAGCCGCTCGGCCCGCAGCCGCCCGAAGGCTCGCAGGCCGGATCGTCGGAGCAGAGCCCGCCCTCGCTGGAGCAGGCGCCGAGGAGTGCGAGGAGGGCGACGAGTGGAAGTGCGCGCATCAACCGCACTTCTATCGCGCGGCCTGCCCCGCCGCCATGGGAGGATGATTTCGCCTGCCGCAGGCGCTACATCGGGAGAAGCATGGCAGCCCCCCTGGACATCCTCCGCGCGGAAGCGGCGGGCCTCGGCCTGCAGATCCAGCTCGGCCTCGGCCCCCGCTACGACGAGCGGGCAGGCGCCGGCCTGCGGCTGCGCGACCTCGCCCCCTTCGCCAGGGGCGGCCTCCTCCTCCTCTCCGGCGGGCCGGCCTTCTTCGACCGCTTCGCAGCGGCGGGTCCCCACGCAGGCGCCGATCCCCTCGACGACTGGACCCGCGCGCTGGTCGAGCGCCTCCTCGTCCCGCTGCGCACGGCGGGGATCGAGGCGCAGGCCCGCCATCCCTTCGTCGGCGAGGCGGCGCCCCTTCCCTTCCAGCGCATCGGCGCTGCAGCGGGACTCGGCGCCCCCGCGCGGATCGGCCTCACCCTCCACCCGGTGCACGGTTCCTGGATCGCGTACCGGGCCCTGCTCCTCCTTTCCTGCCCGGTCGAGGAGCATCCCCTCCCGGCCTTCACCCCATGTGAGAGCTGCGCCGCGCCCTGCATCCCGGCGTGCCCTGCAGGCGCCGTGGCCACGGGGGGCTGGGATGCTGCAGGCTGCAGCAACCACCGCGTCGACCACGGCGACCCCTGCGCGTCGGGCTGCCACGCCCGCCTCGCCTGCCCGGTCGGCGCCGACGCCCGCTACGGCGACGAGGCCCTGCGCTTCCACCAGGCAGCGAGCTTCGCCACCGCCAGCGCCTGGCGGAATCCGTAGATGATCGAGACCGCCCTCACCCACCTCCTCGGCCTGCGCCTCCCCGTGCTCGTGGGGCCGATGACCGCCGTCTCCGACGAGCACCTCCTCGTCGCTGCGGCGGAGGCCGGCGTGATCGCCGGCGTGCCGCCCCACAACTACCCGGGCACCGACGCCTTCGGCGCCGCCCTCGGGCGGATCCGCAAGGCCACCCAGGGGCCCTTCGCGGTCAACCTGGTGGTCAACCGGGTGAACCCGCTGCGCAGGCGCCAGCTCGAGGTCGCCCTCGAGCACCACACGCCCCTCTTCGTCACCTCCCTCGGCGATCCGACCGAGGTGATCGAGCAGGCCCATCGCAGGGGCGCGAAGGTCTTCTGCGACGTGACCACCGCCGCCCACGCGGAGCGCGTGGCCCGCGCCGGCGCCGACGGCCTCGTCGCAGTGGTGGCAGGCGCCGGCGGCCACACCGGCCACCTCTCGCCGCTGGCCTTCGTGCCCTGGCTCGTCGATCGCTACGATCTGCCGGTGGTGGTGGCAGGCGCCGTCGCCGACGGCAGGGGGCTCGCCGCCTCGCTGGCGCTGGGCGCTGCCGGCGTGCAGATGGGAACGCGCTTCATCGCCGCCAGCGAGTGCGCCGCTGCGCCGGGCTGGAAGGAGGCGATCCTGCAGGCAGGCCCCGACGACGTCCTCTCCACCGAGCGCGTCTCCGGCGTCACCGCCAACTACCTGCGCACGCCGGAGCTCGAGCGGCTCGGCGCCTCCCTCGGCCTGCCGCTGCAGATCCTCCTCCGCTCGAAGCGCACGGCGCGCCTCACCCGCAAGGCGATGATGGCGCTGGCGGCGACGAAGATGGAGCGGATCCGCAGGGGCGAGCGGGCGCTCTGGAGCGCGGGCCACTCCGCCTCCCTCGTCGGCGCGGTGCAGCCCCTCGCCCGGATCCTCGACGAGCTCGAGCGCGAGTATCACGCAGCGGTGGCACGCCTGCCCCCGCCCCATCCGCTGCACTGAGCGCCCAGCGGGGCGCTCCAACGTAAAGCAATTTGCGCGCGAAGCGCGCCTCTGGACCGCTTGGTCCCGCGCCAGCGGGGCCGAGTGGTCCAGATACAAGCGACGGCGATCGGTAACCTCCGCCCGCACCGCTCGTCGGCCCTGCAACCATCTTGCGTACGGCCCGTGCAGAAAACCGCACTACTTCCGCTCCCGGGCTTCGC is part of the Vulgatibacter sp. genome and harbors:
- a CDS encoding histidine kinase dimerization/phospho-acceptor domain-containing protein, with translation MAERPTQIRHVEDDPVEAESSARRWRFLAEASRVLSSSLCYETTLRTVAELAVQAVGNYCFVDLLEGEELRRVAAADVDPGRWAAAERARRYPVLRSRRTNPSIVALESGKPVFALLDEGGRASYAQSDEHRAVMEELGGRSMLSVPLVARDRTLGVMIFADRSPTPRLEAGEDRALAEELAGRAALAVDNALLYQQAQAAARRRDEVIGMVTHDLRSPLNVILMVLAALRRDLGPTAERVQKRLEAMERSTDRMTRLIQDLLDATRSEEQEPPVTPGI
- a CDS encoding PD-(D/E)XK nuclease family protein, which translates into the protein MAFGRQPLRNEFSWSKSRHEKLAECARQYFFHYYASWGGWERGAAPEVKELYTLKKLTARAPWAGSTVHDTIKRALTLVRDGQPADPRELVDRTRARMRAEFRESREKAYRQRKAFGLVEHEYDEPLPDEVWRDNWALVERCIEAFFASRWLSIASDLQPERWLPIDELGSFSFEGTKIFAAPDFAFRTADGGVVVVDWKTGQKRESDREQLRGYAIYARETWGVPLDRIECRVVYLPSLEEVEVRVDESEVAAFSERMKASIENMLSLLVDRDANVATAENFPPTDDEKACARCVFRRPCKG
- a CDS encoding NAD(P)H-dependent flavin oxidoreductase; the protein is MIETALTHLLGLRLPVLVGPMTAVSDEHLLVAAAEAGVIAGVPPHNYPGTDAFGAALGRIRKATQGPFAVNLVVNRVNPLRRRQLEVALEHHTPLFVTSLGDPTEVIEQAHRRGAKVFCDVTTAAHAERVARAGADGLVAVVAGAGGHTGHLSPLAFVPWLVDRYDLPVVVAGAVADGRGLAASLALGAAGVQMGTRFIAASECAAAPGWKEAILQAGPDDVLSTERVSGVTANYLRTPELERLGASLGLPLQILLRSKRTARLTRKAMMALAATKMERIRRGERALWSAGHSASLVGAVQPLARILDELEREYHAAVARLPPPHPLH
- a CDS encoding aminopeptidase P N-terminal domain-containing protein, producing the protein MDHRARRNALAARMEAGAVAIFPAAPERLRNNDAHHAYRQDSDFHWLTGFDEPQSLLLIKATKEGHESVLFVRRRDPAREIWDGRRAGVEGAVRDFGMDAAHVIDELDEVAPKLLESATSIVFRLGADEAWDRRVIGWLGKLWQRARLGVTPPLAVVDPRPLLHDLRLRKDPAEIEAMRTAARITGEAHAAAMREARDGTREYELQATIEGIFRGRGGSGPAYQTIVAAGENGTILHYRAGDEVLREGALCLIDAGAEYRSYAADVTRTFPVGGRFSAVQQECYELVLASQEAAIAAVRPGSTIEAVHDAAVRVLTEGMVRLGLLDGDVDALIESGAYKRFYMHRTSHWLGMDVHDVGLYHVGGTPRPLEPGMVLTVEPGLYVQADDEAAPERLRGIGIRIEDDVLVTEAGHEILSAGTPKTVEEIRQACGG
- the mutY gene encoding A/G-specific adenine glycosylase; this translates as MRRLKEKVALPFAPAAVADLQERLLAWYRAEKRDLPWRRTTDPYAIWISEVMLQQTRVETVKPYWARFLARFPTVLALAEAPLDDVLAHWSGLGYYARGRKLHEAARVIVERHGGALPADAAALAALPGFGPYTVAAVGSIGLGLDEAAVDGNVARVLTRWLCREGDPREAKALAFFREVASLLLPPGAAGDWNQAMMELGATRCGPGAPACLGCPVATHCLAFRAGRQAELPPRRKAKARPELHLAAALVVRDGETLLARRPDAGLFASLWELPAVTVEAGEGTALLQRLVDEMVGGGAVVGEAIGTVEQTLTHRELKLTVHAVAAQAQAPRIAAPYVDVRFADPAAALPGGLSSVTRKALRASRQER
- the fadH gene encoding 2,4-dienoyl-CoA reductase, whose amino-acid sequence is MLAPGTLQGRTAVVTGGGTGMGLAIAAEFARLGANVVIASRKPEVLEQACATIREQAAKGAEVTHFVLDVRQPEAVEEVAAKVAERFGPATILVNNAAGNFVVPAAQLSPNGWRTVIDIVLNGTFYCTKAFGQRMMDADRKGSIINMIATYAWTGGPGTVHSAAAKAGVLAMTQTLAVEWAAAGIRCNAIAPGPIERTGGADRLFGVPEIAEAVRRDVPLQRLGTPEEIAWAAAYLASDYAAYVNGACLTVDGGAWLNKGFVKYLE